A window of the Ipomoea triloba cultivar NCNSP0323 chromosome 14, ASM357664v1 genome harbors these coding sequences:
- the LOC116003928 gene encoding uncharacterized protein LOC116003928, whose amino-acid sequence MNLKKKTLTEEEPETRNVALVANQQPSSSTIRSNSNSSDLFTGDQLALFMRKFKRFMRKNQPHDNSGKPRTSRYRHTEKPSGSRTRGTEEVEMLCYNCRKPRHFKAECPYPIVKKHQEEYDNYKKSSGNHNNPRSTSNDTNEQPNYSGNNPKSDRRRKALAVEEKPEDKNDEPCTSSSSSESDSVEDEKGLLCLFS is encoded by the coding sequence atgaatttgaaaaaaaaaacactgacTGAGGAGGAACCTGAGACGAGAAATGTGGCATTGGTTGCAAATCAGCAACCATCATCGTCAACAATAAGGTCAAATTCTAACTCCTCTGATTTATTCACTGGCGATCAACTTGCTTtgtttatgagaaaattcaagAGATTCATGAGGAAAAACCAGCCTCATGACAACTCGGGCAAGCCAAGAACGTCGAGATATAGACACACTGAAAAACCAAGTGGATCGAGAACACGTGGTACCGAGGAAGTGGAGATGTTGTGCTATAACTGCAGAAAACCTAGACATTTCAAAgctgaatgtccttatccaATTGTTAAGAAGCATCAAGAAGAATACGACAACTATAAGAAGAGTTCGGGAAATCACAACAACCCGAGGAGTACATCCAATGACACAAATGAGCAACCTAACTACTCTGGTAACAACCCGAAGAGTGATAGACGAAGGAAAGCTCTAGCTGTGGAAGAAAAGCCAGAAGACAAGAATGACGAGCCATGCACGTCGAGCTCCAGTTCAGAGAGTGATAGCGTAGAAGATGAGAAGGGACTCCTTTGTCTCTTTAGCTAA